The DNA segment TAGCCGTTGATTTTCCTTCCGAAGACGAATCAACTCATTTTCTTCAGGAGTGCGATTGTCCTTCTCTTTAAAGGACCCGGACTTCTCAAATCGGCTCACCCAATTATCAAAGGTAGAAGGATTCAGCTCGTACTCTTCAATAATCTGTTTCCTAGGTTTACCGTTCTGATAAAGCTGGACCATCTGCTTCTTAAACTCCTCTGTGAACGTACGTCTGGACCTCTTAGTCATGGTCAGTGCTCCTCGCTATTTGAATTGAGATAAGTTTACCTGACCTTAATTTACATGTCCAATTTAGTGTAGCCTATCCACTGTCGATTCAAAAATGAACATAGGAGGTATTTCTCTTCTCTCATCTTTTGATTTGTATGCTTTCTCAAACACATCCTTCAACAAGACGTTTCCCCTTTGTTTTGTATCTAAGTGATTATTGTTAGGTGTCTTATTATCGCCATAATAAGTGAAAGTACCTTTCTTTTCATTCAATAAATCAGGCCACTCATCTACTTTACCTGTTGAGAAGATAACAGTATAAGCTAGTTGATCTTTAACTTTACCACCAGATTCTTTTCTCGACTTCCTGAAACCTCCTCTGTTCCCTACACTTTTGATATATCCATCCAACCTAAACAATTTTGTAAGAGGATCGTCTGCAGCAGGATTTCCTTTGGTGCCTCCTTCATAAATCGCATTTACAATCAAAGGTGCTTCCTCAAGCTCTTCATATTTGAATCTCATATAATCCTCCTCAAGCTATTGATGACGAAAGTGAACCGGCGAGGATTTCAAAAATTTCTGCCCCACAGCAGAAACTTCATTATGAAAAACAAGGATTTATGACCTTTATAGCACTTCAATTAATTAACATTTCTAAAACTTAATACTCAGTGACATCCATTCATTGAGATTAGTTAACTATAATGAACATAATTGAACAAGGAAATAAAATTATACCTCTAACTTCTCATACTAAAGACTCATACAGTTCCCAAATATTCGTTAGTATCTGTATCTTCATTTAACTCAGGTTCCACATATCAATAAATAACGTGGAGAGGGTTCTCATGTTTTTGAGAATTATTAGTTCTCAAAACAATAGAACCTTCCCCTGAGTTTTCTGAAAAAACAAAAATCCAATCCAATCAATTCAATATCGATACCCTTTCCTTTGATCCATGAAAATTGATTCTATTGAAAAATCACGGTACTTCTCTTTATGGATAAATCGGTGGTTGTTACCCGTTTTAGCTAACATTTTTACGGCAGCTTCAAAAATAGCTTTTTGATCTTTCAATCTAGCGATGTTAACGTACATTTTACCAGTTACAAATACTCTTCTTATCCAACTTGATTTTTGTAATTTTTTCTTACATTGTTTATGTATCTTCCACCTTACTATTGCCTCTCATTATAGTATTTATTTAAGAAACTTACTCTAAGCCTATTAATCTAGCCCTACAATTTTTCTTATGTATCCTTTATTAATGAACAGACATTTTTTCTTAATAGTTATTCCACTAGGCAATGTTACAAATACACTTTTACCTGATCCTTTTGGACGAATTTGAAATGGTGGATAGTCTCTTATTCCTCCTGGTAAGTTGTCAGACCATCTACCATGTTTTCCTTTTGATTCATCAATTTCTACTGTTATCGAGTCTGAATTAATCATATCTTTTATTTGATAAAAAAGTTCTGAGGCCTTATGTATAAAATCTTCATCAGGTACCCAAATAGTATATCCTAGAAACCTGTTTTTACCATACTCGTATTCATCCCATACTGTAAGTATGTATGTTGTTTCTGCGAAACAACTATACCAAGTAGATTCCTCAAATTCATCATACGCTATTTCAGTAAAATCAATATTTGGAAATGACATATCTTGATTATTTTTTTTATCTAATCTATTACGGACAGTTTTAATAGCATATCCTTCTTTTAAGAACTCATCTGTATGATTTAAGTTTCCTCCCTTTGTACCGAACATCAAACCAATTAAATTGAATAGACTACTCTTTCCATTTACTTCTTTTTTCATTTCAAATTGGATTTGTTCATCAGTTTTTCCGGTATATTCATTTAATGTTTCAGTAACAGTATCTAGAAAGCTACTGTGGGGAGGGATATTGATATGTTCAACTTGCTCAGGTGTCACTAATTTTCTAAAATATGAAGACATATATCCAACTTTATAAGAGTATGCTCTTGACTTTGCTTTCTGTATCGAAAATGGTTGTTTAACTAAGTCTTTTCCTTTACCTTGGCCTTTTGTACACGCTCCCATTATTTTTTGTTGTTTTTCACTAATTTCATGAGCCTTACCTTGCTCGATTTTATCAACAATTGAATGATAATCTATACGTACTTTTGACTTATCGGATTCAGATAACCGAAAACGCGCAGTCTTAATTATCTTAAACTCTTCAACTGGAGTGTTTTCTTCATGGAGATAAAAAATCAAAAGCATGTTACTCGCTTTTTTGTTTACAATGCTTTCTTCGAATGAAATTTTATAATCTTCCATATAATTAATCATACCTAGTACTAGACGCTCTTTGGAGCTATATCCTGCCTTTTTATTCTTAAGCACAGGTGTGACTTTCAATTCGATATTATGATGTATAAAATCCGAGCCTTTAATGGAGTTTGCTGGTATTCCGAAAAAGTCAGATTGAATCATATTACCTATATTTCCCTTGTCTTTTTTTCTTTTCATCCAACCTGACTTATCCAGATTCCCTAATTTCTCACCTTCAAGCTCTTCTGCTAGATGGAATATTTGTTGCTCGGTCCATAGATCAGAATAAAAATATGACATTAAAAACACCTCTTAAATATTTCAAATATTTCGTAGCTTCATTTTACCAGGGTTTAGTAAGAAAATTCAAAAAAATATATCCCAAGTAGTATAATTACATTATTAGATATTTGATTTATATTTTCATATATATAAAATTCATGAATAATAGGGGACGGTGCTTACATTTGTGAAATTATACAAGAAGGTACCCAAATACATTGATGATAATTCAATTATTCACACACCTTTTCTTATACGTTCAACCTCTCACACAAGTATTTATTATGATATAACAATACATAAATTAACATATTTTTATTAAATTAGATATATTGGAACAAATTAATAACTTCAACACATAATATAAAAAGAAATTGACATTGAATTAACGTGTTCAGGTTCTAGAGTGAAAAGTGCTAATAACAATTAAAACGACACAATGGTCAGTATATGTTTCGAAACATATTTAACAGAAAAAGTAAAAAAGCCCTCAGATTTTTCTGGGCGCTTTTTTTTCGAACTAATGAATTTTTCATCTTCAACTATTTATCTCAAAAAACTAGAGACTTACTCCCCAACTATCCCATCCCCATCATTATCACGCATGTAGGGGTATAACCAATGATTGCTGTTTATCGGCATATTGAAACCAGCTGCTTTTGCTTCTTTAATTGTTACCTGTCCATTACCGTTAGTATCGATGCTAGAAATATCACCATTATTGTTCGAACTCGCCGATTCGGAAGACTCATTGTCTATCACACCTAGCGATTTGTTTACTTCATCAGGATTCACATTATCAAATGAATCAACGACTTCATTACCCGTTAAATTATAGGTATATTTATAACTTGAGGGGATATGAGTTTCTGTATTAGGATATGTGACAATTGCTTCAAAATCAGTGGCTCCTCCCGCGTCACGGATTGCGTCTTCCAAATAAGCTTGATCACCATGGCGGTTTAGAGTACTTTCTTGTGGAGTAATATTGTAAGCATTTGATACGCCGCCAAGCGAATCAGCAATAATATGTCCTTCATCTAAAACATCACTTTCGACTCCAGGAACCTTTGCCTCATCTGAGTAATATCTACCAGACGATAATACAGGTTCCTTACTGTCATCTTGTAAAATAATCTTAGCTGCAATAACACGTACTAGTTGCCCGTATTCATTAGTAAAAGCCCAATATTTACGATCCCCATAACCAATGTCAACAACGACGTTAGCCTCACGGTATCCAGACAAATCACCGCCATCGACTTCAATAGTTTTGTATCCTGGAAACAGGTCATCATTTGTTTCGTTTGATGTTTCTTCTACTACTGGTTTATCGACAACCTCAGACAGAACTTCTTCCTTTTCTCTATGCTCATTCGTATTTTCTGTAGTTAATTCTTGTTGATTGGTTTCATGATTTGTAATAGAAGTATCTTCTCCATTGGTACAACCACTCAAAGAAATTAGCGTTAAAACTAAGATTAGAATGCTTATTTTCATTTTCATTTAAGATTCTCCTATAATAGTAAAATTCTTTGTTCAAATGAGATGTATATAAATCTGTATTATCTTATAACCTATTGATTCCAAATCCCTCTTGAACTATTGGGTGGGATAGATTATGTTGGCTCCATGCTCACCTCTAGCCAACCTTTACTTCAATTTTTATCGTGTACAAATCTAAGGTTATGTTATTTATAATTTTCACTCATGAAAATGAACCTATTAATTCTAAATCAACTCTTCATTCTATTCCATCTTCGTCCATTCCCCACTCCCAAACGTCTGGAAGCCATAGTCTGTTGCTTTAATCTCCACAATAGTTGCACCGCTTGGATTGCCATTTGTGATGATGTCGTCTAGTTCTTCTGAGAAGCCGCTTAGGCGGGCCCAGTAGCCGAATCCGTCGCCGCCTGTACTCTTGTAGCGGCCGGGTTCGATGTCTTTGCCGACGATGTATGAGCCGTCTCCGAATGTGGTAACGGGTTGTGGGCTGTAGCTGTCGTCAATCTTGACCCAGTCTCCAGATCCTTCTGAGTTAAAGGCTACGTCCGTATCCTTGATTTCAACGTAGGTCTGGCCTTGTGGGTTGCCGTTGGCGATGATTTCTTCAAATTCTCCGCTGAATCCGGATAGGCGCTCCCAATAGAAGACGCCGCCTTCGTGCTTATATAAGCCTGGCTCAATGTCTTTGCCTACTTCTAGCATGCCAGTTCCAACCGTAACGGTGTTATTCTCTGCTGGTGTTTCCTCCGTTGTTTCTTCTGCTGGCTCTTCTACACTTTCTTCAGTTGGTTGTTCGGCTTCTTCCGTTTCTTCTTCCACCTGCTGGTCCGTCTCCACTTCTTCGTTCGCGTCTTCGGTTTCATTTGCTTCATTTGCTTCTGGTTCTGTTGTTGCTTCTTCTGTATCTGGTTCTTCTTGTTCTTCCTGACCTTGGGACTCTGTGCACCCTGTTGCGAAGGCAACTAGGAATAAGCTTGCTAGAAGTCCAAATAACCATGATTTCTTGTTTTTCATGTTCATGAATGATTCCCCCTAATGTTGTTGTATCTTCATTATAATGGAACGGGTGCGCAAAAATGTGTCCACCCTGCATGTCTTTGTCAGCTGTATTGCTTCGACATGGCTTCGATTTCATCAATGACTTGTTGCTTGAGGGATGCTGGGGATAAGACTTTGGCTTTATGTCCCCATGTTAAGATCCAGCTCTTCAAACCCGTGCTCATCTTTGCTTGTGTTGTCAGAGTGAAATGCTCTTCATCAACAGGCTGAATCCACGCCTCTAACCCAAATCGGTCAAGGACCACATTCAAGAGGCTGACGTGGAATTGAATCTTCACCCGTTCTTCTTCCCCTGCAAACATGTGGAAACTATGGTCTACATAGTCCTGAATGTAAAAGTCTTCTTTCTTGAATCGGTCATCTGACAATTCAATGTTCCGCATACGGTCGAGGCGATAGTGGCGCATCTCCCCCGTTTCCTTGAACTTCCCGATTAAATAGTAGAAATCATTCTGCCAAATGAGGGCATAGGGCTCCACGTAGTAGGTACCGCCGTCACGATTGTATTCGAATTCTTTCTTCATATTGTATTTGCCATATTGATAAAGCAGGACTTTCTGCTCTGAGATGGCTCTATGTACCGAGTCGATGCTCAGTTTAACAAGCTGGTAGTCATCATTCGCAGATTGAGAGAATAAGAGTGGGTCCGGCAGCGTCTTCGCGATGTGCTTGCTTGTCAATTGTTTCACCTGCTGGATTAGATCCTTCTTCTCCTTCTCTGTAATAAATCGAGCGGATAGGACGGCATCATTAATCAGACGGAGCTGATACGTCTCGAACACGCGGTCCTGACAGCTGTAGAACATTTTCCCAAATTGACCTTGGTTTCGGACAATCTCGTAACCTGCTTCCTCAAGCACGTCCATATCCCGCTTCAACGTCCTCGCATCGAATTTGGCGTCCGCTCCGAAGACAAGGCGAAGCTTCTCGATGATTTCGTTCATGCTCAGCTCGTGATACTCATCCGTTTCCTCAAAAAGTATATCGCGTAGCTTTAGTAAGCGCGTATTGTTGTTTAATTCCATGAAGTTCCTCCTAAAGTTGCACTCCGTGTTGTCTATGTATTCCAGTGTAGATTTTACCAGATTATTTGTTTGAAGTGGGAGATTATACAAATTTTTAACAAAACCTGCTGACGTAAAAAACTCCCCCATGTCTTATGAAAATGGAAGACTGGGAGAGTGGATTACGATTTATTGAGAAGTTTTCACCGTTCGAAGATAAACAAAGAACGCATATCCACCAAACAACACCATAGGAACGAGTCCTTCCACCCATAGCGCAGCCTCTTCTCCCATAGTAAATGCATCTGTAATGAGTGCTGGGATGTTCAAGAATGCCACTACGAGTAGAAGGAGCATCGTCTTCATCTGGATGGAGAAGGCGATGAGAATAGCTAGACATAGAAGGCCTGTGACGACTCTTCCTGTTCCGTCCAACGTATACATCGGCAAGTCGGTGAATACGTACTCTTCCAATAGTAGGATGCCTAGAAAGAAGAGAACCGGGAAGAACCCAAGCAAGCCTGTGAGCGTGAATTCGACTGCTTTTCTTGGCTTATGACTTGCAAGGTATCGGAAGAGGGTAGCAGTGAGCAAGAGAAATAGAATCATAATCGTAGGATACCCGACTAGACTGAGTATGGAATAGCTCATGTCTCCCTTCACTGCGTCGCTAATGAGCATGATGGAGAAAGCGCCAATTGCAATTACAATGAACCATTTCGCAAGTTGCTTATGGTCTAAGGACATTTCTCCCGCAATCTCCTTCATATAGGATTTAGGAGATTGGCCGATAATGTGGTCGACGCTTCGTCCATGTTGCTCCGCTTCGTGCAGGTGGTCATGCAGTTCTTCAATGATTTCTTCGGCATCTTGTTCGTTCTTCCCGCTTGAAATTAAATAAAGGCGTAAATTCTCAATAAAGTCCTGACTCTCTTTCGATAAAGTCATGGTCATCCTTCCTCCTTCAGTAGTTCATCTACTCCGTCAGCAATCTCTTTCCATCGTTCTTTGAACAGTTGTAGTTCCTCTCGTCCAAGTTCTGTTAGAGCATAATATTTCCGCTTTGGTCCGCCTGATGGGTGTTGCTTTTGGGTTGTGGTAACTAGACCTTCCTTCTTCATACGGAGCAGGAGCGGATAGATGCTTCCCTCCTTCACCATGGTGAAGCCGTACGCGTAGAGCTTCTCGATCATTTCATAGCCATACGTCTCACCTTTCCCGATGATGGACAGGAGGCACCCTTCTAGGATTCCCTTTAGCAGTTGACTTGAGGACATGGGTACACCTACTTTCTACACTATCTTGTTAAACAAGATAGATGGGCAAAAAAAATAACTACTTTGCTTTGCAAGGTAGTTAAAGTGTAGCATGAAGAATATCACTTTACAATATTTTCTTTTCAACTATTTCCCACCTGTGTAAGTAATTCCTTGCACAAAGAAACGGTTAAAGAAGGCATAGATGATTAAAGTCGGGATGGTCATAATGGTTGAGGCTGCCATGATGTAGTTCCAGAAGCTAATGTATTGCCCTTTGAAAGCGTTCAATCCAAGCGTTAAGGTAAACATCTCTGGATCTGACATAACGATCAACGGACGCATAAAGTCATTCCATCCTCCCATAAAGGTAAAGATGGCTTGCGCGGCAAGGGCCGGCTTAGCTAGCGGGAGGACAATGCGGAAGAATGTCCCTATCTTACTTAGACCGTCCATTTGCGCGGCTTCTTCAAGCTCTTTAGGGAAGTTGAGGAAGAATTGCCTCATCATGAAGATAAATGTTGCGTTGATAGCCCCTGGAATAATAAGCCCTTGATACGTATTTAGCCACCCTAGTGCGCGTAGAACGAGGAAGCTTGGAATCATCGTAACTTGCATCGGAATCATGAGCACGGCTAGTACGAGGAAGAACCAGAATTTCTTACCGAAGAACTCAATTCGAGCAAGAGCATAGCCTGCCATGGAGTTAAAGAGTAAGTTCAATCCAACCATACATACAGTGACGATGATGCTATTCAACATCCATCGAAGGAAGAGTGGTTCCTTCTCAAACATCTCTACATAGTTTGAAACCGTAAACTCCTTCGGAAAGAATGTAAAGCCGCTTCCTACAATCTCTGACAATGGCTTGAAGGATGAAAGCATTGCCCATAAGAATGGGAGAAAGGTGACGATGGAATATCCAATTAGAATGGTATAAAGCAATGGCTTTAGCCATGTGCGATTCGGTTTCATTGCAGTCCCTCCTTAAGAGTACATCTTCTCTTCGCCAAAGAATTTCCGTTGAATAATTGTGACGACCATAATGATAATCGCTAGCATGATGGCGAGTGCAGATGCATAACCCATATCCAATAAATCAAACGCATACTGATAAATAAGTAAGACAACGGTAAGCGTTGAGTTGTTCGGTCCTCCCGATCCACCTGAGAAAATGTAGGACTGGTCAAAGAGCTGGAAGGTACCAATGACCCCCATAACGACCACGAAGAAGGTAATCGGCTTTAACATGGGCACCGTGATACGGAAGAATTTCTGCCACCAGTTTGCGCCATCAATCGTAGCCGCCTCATATAGATCTTTCGGAATATCCTGCATGGCAGCTAAATAGATGACCATAAAGAACGGAGCGGTAGCCCAAATGTTCATAATCATGATGGACTTTAAAGCAACTTCCGGGTTGTTCAGCCAATCAATTGCTGGAAGGCTAAAGACACCTAAGAACGTGTTAATGAGCCCATCCTGCTTATACATCCACATAAATATAAGGGTCAAGACAGCTGATGATGTGACTGTTGGCAGAAAGAAAATGAGACGAAAGAAATTGCGTCCTTTAATCTTCGAATTTAATGCAGATGCAAGGAGCAAGGCGAGGAACGTCTGAACAGGGACAACAATGATGACATACTCGAATGTATTCCAAAGTGCAATCTTCGCTCGACTATCATCGACCACACGTGTGTAGTTATCAAGAGCTTCAAACTGATAGGATATCCCACCCAACAATTCCACATCATTAAAGGAAAGGAACAGAGCATATAGAATTGGCGCCAAGATAAAGACACTCAGGATGAAGATGGCTGGACCCATGAACATATAGCCAGTTAAACTGTCCTTAATGACCCCCCTTACACTTCTTCGCTTTCGTGAACCGACCTGAACTTCTGTGGCTTGTTGATTGGAGAGCTCTTCATTCAACTGATTCATTTACATCACCCCTTATAAGAACAAGCGCATGTGAACGCTTACGTATTATTCAAGAGCTTTTATTTCGTTATTCGCCGTCTTCTCTGCTTTCTCAAGGGCTTCCTGTAGCGTCTGTTTACCGAGTAGGGCGCTTGAGAATTGGTTGTTGAAATTGTTCATGATAATGGCCAATTTGCTTCCGGCCTGCCACGGTTGGGCATAGGAAGCGCCTTCTACAAATGCGTCTCGATATTGACTATCTTCGTAACCGAGATCTTCAATGACGGATTTACGCGTTGGGAGCGCAAAGCCTGTTTCTGTCCATTGCTTCATCCCTTCTTTCCCAGTTAGAAAGGAAATCAACTCCCATGCTGCTTCTTTTTTCTCTGATTGGGCGTTCATGACATATGCAACGGTGAAAGCAGGTGTAACCCGTTCCCCTTCAATCGCTGGAACTTCTGCAGCATCAAACTGAAGCTCTTCATAATTATTTGAAAGAAACGGCAATGCCCAATTTCCTTCTAGTACCATAGCCGCCCTCTCCTGGCCAAACATTTCAATTGCCGAATTCGAGCCTACGTCACTTGGAAGCGCAGAAGTCCCATCCTTTACATATTGGTCCACAACGGGCTGAAGCGCTTGAATAGCTTCCTTACTCGCAAAGTCTGCATAGCCCTCCTCATCTACAAGGGTTGCGCCATAGGGTTTAAATTTATAGAACTGGCGTGGCAGCTCGGACGAAATAC comes from the Pontibacillus halophilus JSM 076056 = DSM 19796 genome and includes:
- a CDS encoding transposase, with product MTKRSRRTFTEEFKKQMVQLYQNGKPRKQIIEEYELNPSTFDNWVSRFEKSGSFKEKDNRTPEENELIRLRKENQRL
- a CDS encoding Sau3AI family type II restriction endonuclease, encoding MSYFYSDLWTEQQIFHLAEELEGEKLGNLDKSGWMKRKKDKGNIGNMIQSDFFGIPANSIKGSDFIHHNIELKVTPVLKNKKAGYSSKERLVLGMINYMEDYKISFEESIVNKKASNMLLIFYLHEENTPVEEFKIIKTARFRLSESDKSKVRIDYHSIVDKIEQGKAHEISEKQQKIMGACTKGQGKGKDLVKQPFSIQKAKSRAYSYKVGYMSSYFRKLVTPEQVEHINIPPHSSFLDTVTETLNEYTGKTDEQIQFEMKKEVNGKSSLFNLIGLMFGTKGGNLNHTDEFLKEGYAIKTVRNRLDKKNNQDMSFPNIDFTEIAYDEFEESTWYSCFAETTYILTVWDEYEYGKNRFLGYTIWVPDEDFIHKASELFYQIKDMINSDSITVEIDESKGKHGRWSDNLPGGIRDYPPFQIRPKGSGKSVFVTLPSGITIKKKCLFINKGYIRKIVGLD
- a CDS encoding DNA/RNA non-specific endonuclease, with amino-acid sequence MKMKISILILVLTLISLSGCTNGEDTSITNHETNQQELTTENTNEHREKEEVLSEVVDKPVVEETSNETNDDLFPGYKTIEVDGGDLSGYREANVVVDIGYGDRKYWAFTNEYGQLVRVIAAKIILQDDSKEPVLSSGRYYSDEAKVPGVESDVLDEGHIIADSLGGVSNAYNITPQESTLNRHGDQAYLEDAIRDAGGATDFEAIVTYPNTETHIPSSYKYTYNLTGNEVVDSFDNVNPDEVNKSLGVIDNESSESASSNNNGDISSIDTNGNGQVTIKEAKAAGFNMPINSNHWLYPYMRDNDGDGIVGE
- a CDS encoding helix-turn-helix transcriptional regulator, which produces MELNNNTRLLKLRDILFEETDEYHELSMNEIIEKLRLVFGADAKFDARTLKRDMDVLEEAGYEIVRNQGQFGKMFYSCQDRVFETYQLRLINDAVLSARFITEKEKKDLIQQVKQLTSKHIAKTLPDPLLFSQSANDDYQLVKLSIDSVHRAISEQKVLLYQYGKYNMKKEFEYNRDGGTYYVEPYALIWQNDFYYLIGKFKETGEMRHYRLDRMRNIELSDDRFKKEDFYIQDYVDHSFHMFAGEEERVKIQFHVSLLNVVLDRFGLEAWIQPVDEEHFTLTTQAKMSTGLKSWILTWGHKAKVLSPASLKQQVIDEIEAMSKQYS
- a CDS encoding HAAS domain-containing protein, coding for MTMTLSKESQDFIENLRLYLISSGKNEQDAEEIIEELHDHLHEAEQHGRSVDHIIGQSPKSYMKEIAGEMSLDHKQLAKWFIVIAIGAFSIMLISDAVKGDMSYSILSLVGYPTIMILFLLLTATLFRYLASHKPRKAVEFTLTGLLGFFPVLFFLGILLLEEYVFTDLPMYTLDGTGRVVTGLLCLAILIAFSIQMKTMLLLLVVAFLNIPALITDAFTMGEEAALWVEGLVPMVLFGGYAFFVYLRTVKTSQ
- a CDS encoding PadR family transcriptional regulator, with the translated sequence MSSSQLLKGILEGCLLSIIGKGETYGYEMIEKLYAYGFTMVKEGSIYPLLLRMKKEGLVTTTQKQHPSGGPKRKYYALTELGREELQLFKERWKEIADGVDELLKEEG
- a CDS encoding carbohydrate ABC transporter permease, yielding MKPNRTWLKPLLYTILIGYSIVTFLPFLWAMLSSFKPLSEIVGSGFTFFPKEFTVSNYVEMFEKEPLFLRWMLNSIIVTVCMVGLNLLFNSMAGYALARIEFFGKKFWFFLVLAVLMIPMQVTMIPSFLVLRALGWLNTYQGLIIPGAINATFIFMMRQFFLNFPKELEEAAQMDGLSKIGTFFRIVLPLAKPALAAQAIFTFMGGWNDFMRPLIVMSDPEMFTLTLGLNAFKGQYISFWNYIMAASTIMTIPTLIIYAFFNRFFVQGITYTGGK
- a CDS encoding carbohydrate ABC transporter permease, whose translation is MFMGPAIFILSVFILAPILYALFLSFNDVELLGGISYQFEALDNYTRVVDDSRAKIALWNTFEYVIIVVPVQTFLALLLASALNSKIKGRNFFRLIFFLPTVTSSAVLTLIFMWMYKQDGLINTFLGVFSLPAIDWLNNPEVALKSIMIMNIWATAPFFMVIYLAAMQDIPKDLYEAATIDGANWWQKFFRITVPMLKPITFFVVVMGVIGTFQLFDQSYIFSGGSGGPNNSTLTVVLLIYQYAFDLLDMGYASALAIMLAIIIMVVTIIQRKFFGEEKMYS
- a CDS encoding ABC transporter substrate-binding protein — encoded protein: MKRIAQRTWLIGVTALLLITLVACSNKTGTGPNGETIIEMSGWGSSPEEQELLEGILEEFERQHPDIVVEFQTISDQYMDVLKTRLIGKQAADVFYMDAFEAPSMMEKGVLEPLNPYITKDFDLDDFEKPLLDAFVQEDTVYGLPKDFSPLALLYNEKAFQEAGLEGPPETWEELREYSKKLTVDEDGDGQPERYGLGISSELPRQFYKFKPYGATLVDEEGYADFASKEAIQALQPVVDQYVKDGTSALPSDVGSNSAIEMFGQERAAMVLEGNWALPFLSNNYEELQFDAAEVPAIEGERVTPAFTVAYVMNAQSEKKEAAWELISFLTGKEGMKQWTETGFALPTRKSVIEDLGYEDSQYRDAFVEGASYAQPWQAGSKLAIIMNNFNNQFSSALLGKQTLQEALEKAEKTANNEIKALE